Proteins encoded in a region of the Oscarella lobularis chromosome 5, ooOscLobu1.1, whole genome shotgun sequence genome:
- the LOC136187572 gene encoding transmembrane protein 104 homolog has protein sequence MWTLETMARAQALETAANQPSLQTSYQSFRVGSHRRFEIAELCRTFLGPFAGNLYLVALLIYQFLSQWMAGPTAAAAWACKIPFDSIRFQQCRQNDFLDVYQPTNDGCWNSYALCVLLFAVVVVPLSCLELKEQAVVQVVMALVRFAIIGSMIVYSIVVEVRSPETSCDVGQNVTSASWTGLQWNGLLAALPVFVFAQMLHVGIPTLSEPIRNKSKLARIFWSVFGCTTIIYGLLGVAVAIRFKSDVNEVCSLNWDCLARRGRSVALRVYSYAVVLFPSIDACTAYPVTIIVMANMVDHLLTGDVRVTSSRWQRTTSRIVCAVAPLIGACFVSNMLVLDKISGFPAFFAVWVFPALLQWRSSVKCRNVLGTNRTVYSSWYSNNGVVFVVSALGIVVILATCVGYFLPGSLN, from the exons ATGTGGACGCTCGAAACGATGGCTCGCGCTCAGGCCCTAGAAACAGCCGCCAATCAACCGTCGCTACAGACGTCTTACCAGTCGTTCCGAGTCGGCTCGCATCGCCgattcgaaatcgccgaACTGTGTCGCACATTCCTGGGCCCATTCGCTGGCAATCTTTATCTCGTCGCACTCCTCATCTACCAGTTTCTCTCTCAGTGGATGGCCGGACCGACAGCGGCGGCCGCGTGGGCGTGCAAGATACccttcgattcgattcgcttTCAACAGTGCCGTCAAAACGATTTCCTCGACGTCTATCAgccgacgaacgacggcTGCTGGAACAGCTACGCGCTCTGCGTTCtcctcttcgccgtcgtcgtcgtgccgctGTCCTGTCTCGAATTGAAAGAGCAGGCCGTCGTGCAAGTCGTCATGGCGCTCGTACGATTCGCTATCATCGGCTCGATGATCGTTTATTCGATTGTCGTCGAAGTGAGGTCGCCGGAGACGTCGTGCGACGTCGGACAAAATgtgacgtcggcgtcgtggACGGGACTACAATGGAACGGGCTTCTGGCTGCTCTGCCCGTTTTTGTCTTCGCTCAAATGCTTCACGTCGGCATACCGACTCTGAGCGAGCCCATTCGTAATAAGTCGAAGCTCGCTCGCATCTTCTGGTCGGTCTTCGGCTGCACGACGATCATATATGGACTGCTTGGCGTTGCAGTTGCAATTCGCTTCAAATCGGATGTAAACGAAGTCTGttcactcaactgg GATTGCCTTGCTCGTCGTGGACGCAGCGTCGCTCTTCGCGTCTATTCCTACGCCGTCGTTCTGTTTCCAAGCATCGACGCGTGCACAGCCTATCCCGTGACGATCATTGTCATGGCGAACATGGTCGATCATTTGCTGACCGGCGACGTGCGCGTGACGTCGAGTCGATGGCAGCGTACGACAAGTCGAATTGTCTGCGCCGTTGCTCCGTTGATCGGCGCATGTTTCGTGTCCAACATGTTGGTTTTGGATAAGATATCCGGTTTTCCAGCCTTCTTTGCCGTTTGGGTGTTTCCCGCTCTGCTTCAGTGGCGATCGAGTGTGAAATGTCGAAATGTGCTTGGCACAAATAGAACCGTATACTCTTCCTGGTACAGTAACAATGGAGTTGTTTTTGTCGTATCAGCGCTGGGGATTGTCGTCATTTTAGCTACATGCGTGGGATACTTCTTACCTGGAAGTCTTAACTAG
- the LOC136187575 gene encoding R3H domain-containing protein 4-like, with protein sequence MEQVAMGAVITDELDSTQENTPRSRCRRRHAKSHKARPLSHAISTAGRRKVGLRSKKRVENSYYISGYVLHEEELDVDDIVPEFESSFTSLLKNPDQMETWREFLNRSEEEQVRYLRSLDERIPNNDAAAAAAEKKRLQSLHPPAAQDCFRRISRRLRSVLRSRHLPLGIIERLEEEIAWCFDSSPDGVMVCLIENSYNRLLLHAVCQYLHLCSATFVRDGVCHTEIENEKSYFFAPTKTLVDYLQT encoded by the exons ATGGAACAAGTTGCGATGGG TGCGGTAATCACAGACGAATTGGATTCGACACAAGAGAATACGCCCCGATCGCGATGCCGACGCCGTCACGCCAAGTCACACAAAGCTCGTCCGTTGTCTCACGCAATCTCAACGGCTGGTCGTCGCAAAGTCGGTCTaagaagcaaaaaacgcGTGGAAAATT CTTACTACATCAGCGGCTACGTGCTCCACGAAGAAGAATTGGACGTAGACGATATCGTGCCAGAATTTGAGTCCAGCTTCACGTCTCTTCTCAAGAATCCTGATCAAATGGAG ACGTGGAGGGAATTTTTGAATCGCAGCGAGGAAGAGCAGGTTCGCTATTTGCGTTCGCTGGACGAGCGCATTCCAAACAATGACGCTGCCGCCGCAGcagctgaaaagaaaaggcttcAAA GTCTGCATCCTCCTGCTGCTCAGGACTGTTTTAGGCGAATTAGTCGTCGTTTGAGAAGCGTGCTTCGGAGCAGGCATCTACCACTG GGTATTATTGAGcgtcttgaagaagaaattgcttGGTGCTTTGACTCTAGTCCTGACGGTGTGATGGTCTGTCTGATTGAGAATAG TTATAATCGTCTGCTGCTTCATGCTGTCTGCCAGTATTTGCATCTATGCTCAGCCA ctttTGTACGCGACGGAGTCTGCCATACGGAGATCGAGAACGAAAAGAGTTACTTCTTTGctccgacgaagacgctcgTCGACTACCTGCAGACATGA